A region from the Malus domestica chromosome 07, GDT2T_hap1 genome encodes:
- the LOC139197434 gene encoding serine/threonine-protein kinase PCRK1-like produces the protein MKCFYKFSNRDKDDEPKTTKSISTRSASSFFSLDRDPRKSSSEFNSQNATAELSTTSSAKSFAALSQRQSNNLREFTCSELKAATKNFSLSLMLGEGGFGGVYKGNIRSTEDQQKRIDVAVKQLSKRGFQGHKEWVTEVNVLGVVVHPNLVKLLGYCAEDDERGIQRLLVYEYMPNRSVQDHLSSRFQIALPWGTRMKIAQDAARGLAYLHEGMEFQIIFRDFKSSNILLDEQWNAKLSDFGLARLGPSDGLSHVSTAVVGTVGYAAPEYIQTGHLTTKSDVWSYGIFLLELITGRRPLDRNRPKNEQKLLEWVRPHLSSDLKKFQVILDARLEGKYSLKAAQKLAAVASRCLVRQSRSRPKMSEVLEMLNRIMETTDMGSPELPLRNVDSKEDYFAESKREYLMRRFVDPFIGENGCLNWPIGRPKIVNPC, from the exons ATGAAGTGTTTTTATAAATTCTCCAACAGAGATAAGGATGATGAACCAAAGACTACAAAGTCTATCTCTACTCGTTCAGCTTCCTCATTCTTTTCACTAGATCGCGACCCAAGAAAATCAAGTTCTGAGTTCAATTCCCAAAATGCCACTGCAGAACTTAGCACAACATCGTCCGCTAAGTCATTTGCAGCATTGTCTCAGAGACAGAGTAATAATCTCAGAGAATTCACATGCTCAGAGTTAAAAGCGGCAACAAAGAACTTTAGTCTCTCCCTCATGCTTGGAGAGGGTGGGTTCGGCGGTGTGTATAAGGGTAATATCCGGAGCACAGAAGATCAACAAAAAAGAATAGATGTAGCTGTTAAACAACTGAGTAAACGGGGATTTCAG GGCCATAAAGAGTGGGTGACTGAAGTCAATGTTTTAGGGGTTGTTGTACATCCAAATCTTGTCAAGCTGTTAGGCTACTGTGCTGAGGATGACGAAAGAGGGATTCAAAGGCTCCTGGTTTACGAATATATGCCCAACAGAAGTGTGCAAGACCACTTATCAAGCCGATTTCAGATAGCTCTTCCATGGGGCACAAGAATGAAAATAGCCCAGGATGCTGCCCGCGGCTTAGCATACCTCCATGAGGGGATGGAATTTCAG ATTATCTTTAGGGATTTCAAGTCTTCAAACATACTTTTGGATGAACAATGGAATGCCAAGTTATCGGACTTTGGATTGGCCAGACTCGGCCCTTCAGACGGATTGAGTCACGTCTCTACCGCG GTTGTTGGAACAGTTGGATATGCAGCTCCTGAATACATACAAACTGGGCATCTCACAACGAAAAGTGATGTGTGGAGTTATGGAATTTTCCTTTTAGAACTCATCACAGGCAGACGACCTCTAGATAGAAACCGACCCAAGAACGAGCAGAAACTATTGGAATGGGTGAGGCCACACCTCTCCTCAGACCTAAAAAAGTTCCAGGTGATTTTGGATGCAAGGCTCGAAGGAAAGTATTCCCTCAAGGCAGCCCAAAAACTAGCAGCTGTAGCCAGCCGGTGCTTGGTGCGACAATCTAGATCGCGCCCCAAAATGAGTGAAGTCTTGGAGATGTTGAACCGAATCATGGAGACGACAGACATGGGAAGCCCGGAACTCCCTCTGCGGAATGTGGACTCCAAAGAAGACTATTTTGCGGAATCCAAAAGAGAGTATTTGATGAGGAGGTTTGTGGATCCATTCATCGGAGAGAACGGTTGCTTAAATTGGCCAATAGGGAGACCAAAGATTGTAAATCCATGTTGA